A window of Sebastes umbrosus isolate fSebUmb1 chromosome 3, fSebUmb1.pri, whole genome shotgun sequence contains these coding sequences:
- the rnaseh2a gene encoding ribonuclease H2 subunit A, with protein MDLSPYETDNSVSCRLASQIPDVCRTEDCCLGIDEAGRGPVLGPMVYGICFCPVSKKPQLKASKVADSKTLTEAERENLFQTLDKAKSYIGWAVQILSPNTISTSMLQRTKYNLNALSHDTAIGLVQYALDSGVQLTEVFVDTVGPAEKYQEKLSKLFPGIEVTVRPKADSLFPVVSAASICAKVARDRVVKGWNFPEDLEEVDADYGSGYPSDPKTKAWLLKYLDPVFGYPQFVRFSWSTAQTLMDSKGVTVHWDDDDEDGEKAAQRQNNRSMLAYFSASAGGNNQNATHQTHRFFTERRLKSLDTL; from the exons ATGGACCTCAGCCCCTATGAGACAGACAACTCGGTCAGCTGCCGGCTGGCCTCTCAGATCCCTGATGTGTGCCGGACTGAGGACTGCTGTCTGGGCATCGACGAGGCAGGCAGGGGGCCTGTGCTGG GGCCCATGGTGTATGGAATATGTTTCTGTCCTGTTTCCAAAAAGCCGCAGCTGAAGGCTTCAAAAGTAGCAG ATTCAAAGACTTTAAcagaagcagaaagagagaatCTTTTCCAAACACTGGATAAAGCCAAAAGTTACATAGGCTGGGCTGTGCAGATCCTCTCACCAAACACCATCTCTACCAGCATGTTACAGAG GACAAAATACAACCTGAACGCCCTTTCACATGATACAGCAATTGGTCTAGTACAGTATGCCCTGGACAGTGGAGTGCAGCTCACAGAG gTATTTGTGGACACAGTTGGCCCAGCAGAGAAGTATCAGGAGAAACTCTCCAAGCTGTTCCCAGGTATCGAGGTGACTGTGAGACCAAAGGCCGACTCCCTCTTCCCCGTCGTCAGTGCAGCCAGTATCTGTGCGAAG GTGGCCAGGGATCGTGTTGTAAAGGGCTGGAACTTTCCTGAGGACTTGGAAGAGGTTGATGCAGACTACGGCTCAGGATACCCCAGTG ACCCCAAGACTAAAGCGTGGCTGCTGAAGTACCTGGACCCAGTGTTCGGTTACCCTCAGTTTGTTCGATTTAGCTGGAGCACTGCCCAAACCCTGATGGACAGCAAGGGTGTGACTGTTCACTG GGACGACGACGACGAGGACGGGGAGAAGGCAGCCCAGCGGCAGAACAACCGGTCCATGTTGGCCTACTTCAGTGCATCAGCTGGAGGTAACAACCAAAACGCGACCCACCAGACACACCGCTTCTTCACTGAGCGGAGGCTGAAGAGCCTCGACACACTCTGA